From a region of the Mesoaciditoga lauensis cd-1655R = DSM 25116 genome:
- a CDS encoding L7Ae/L30e/S12e/Gadd45 family ribosomal protein, protein MKKNLEEKVIGLLGLAARSGKIVIGQKMVKRYITSDFKEKIVIFSSDYGESVESLLHKCKANDVPYLKLSIGKSELGMKIGKKEVSAVGITEATFAKGIRNVIFNG, encoded by the coding sequence TTGAAAAAGAATTTGGAAGAGAAAGTAATAGGCTTGCTGGGATTGGCAGCGAGATCTGGTAAGATAGTGATAGGGCAAAAAATGGTTAAAAGATACATAACGAGTGATTTTAAAGAAAAAATAGTCATTTTTTCTTCCGATTATGGAGAAAGTGTCGAATCACTTCTTCATAAGTGTAAGGCTAATGATGTTCCCTATTTAAAACTAAGCATTGGAAAATCGGAACTGGGAATGAAGATTGGAAAAAAAGAAGTGTCAGCCGTTGGAATAACTGAGGCAACTTTTGCTAAGGGAATCAGAAATGTAATTTTCAATGGTTAA